One region of Geitlerinema sp. PCC 9228 genomic DNA includes:
- a CDS encoding precorrin-8X methylmutase: MEWHTTDAQSLAIIDQEIGEHSFSAAEYEIVRRIIYATADFEYKSLIRFSEQALQAGAAALAARTTIVVDVPMVQVGITPHLQNTFANPVFIGVEALTRPQKEKTRTAWGIETLARRYPEAIFAIGQSQTALTSLVELVEAEEIRPALVIGTPAGFVGVDVAKARLNDSMVPNIHIEGRKGGSLVAVAIVTGLVDLAWQAYGQEGNG, from the coding sequence ATGGAATGGCACACGACAGATGCGCAAAGCCTGGCTATCATCGACCAGGAAATTGGCGAGCATAGTTTTAGCGCTGCAGAATACGAAATTGTGCGCCGTATTATTTATGCTACGGCGGATTTTGAATACAAGTCGTTGATTCGGTTCTCCGAACAGGCTTTGCAAGCAGGTGCGGCGGCTTTGGCGGCTCGGACCACCATTGTGGTGGATGTACCGATGGTACAAGTAGGCATTACGCCCCACTTACAAAACACCTTTGCCAATCCAGTGTTTATTGGTGTGGAAGCACTGACCCGACCGCAAAAGGAGAAAACGCGAACGGCTTGGGGTATTGAAACGCTTGCTAGACGCTATCCGGAGGCCATTTTTGCCATCGGTCAGTCGCAAACGGCCCTCACCTCGTTGGTGGAGTTGGTGGAAGCAGAAGAAATACGACCGGCTTTGGTGATTGGTACGCCGGCGGGTTTTGTGGGTGTGGATGTGGCGAAAGCACGCCTAAACGATTCCATGGTTCCCAACATTCACATTGAAGGTCGCAAAGGGGGGTCGTTGGTGGCGGTGGCTATAGTGACGGGGTTGGTGGATTTGGCTTGGCAAGCTTACGGTCAGGAAGGCAATGGCTAA
- a CDS encoding TPM domain-containing protein, which yields MQLSNGNYPLGKKIFLYLACSLLAVTLWVVSPNALAYDNPELLPEQPTPIIDLANILTSAQEEKLISNIEKLEAETGWKLRILTQYDRTPGVAVREFWDLNDKSILTIADPRGGNLLGFNVGLDVYEFLPRTFWVELQTRYGNQFYVRDNGEDAAILDSLDAIEGCLRQGGCQVVPGLPREQWILTLITSAIGGLVFGFAAHPRKKGQIIAWQWALIFSPLWSILFIAFGIGPVVSRTADWLPLVRNILAFLIGALAAYLSPGFNRPDFSESET from the coding sequence CCCTGTGGGTGGTCTCTCCAAACGCCCTTGCTTACGACAATCCGGAGTTGTTGCCAGAACAACCCACCCCCATTATCGACCTCGCCAATATTTTAACCTCTGCTCAAGAAGAAAAGCTCATCTCCAACATCGAGAAGCTGGAAGCAGAAACCGGTTGGAAACTGCGAATCTTAACCCAATACGACCGCACCCCCGGCGTGGCGGTACGGGAGTTCTGGGATTTAAACGATAAAAGCATTCTCACCATCGCCGACCCCCGCGGCGGCAATCTCCTCGGCTTCAACGTTGGCTTAGACGTATACGAGTTTCTCCCGCGCACCTTCTGGGTAGAACTGCAAACCCGCTACGGCAACCAATTTTACGTACGAGATAACGGTGAAGATGCCGCTATCCTCGACTCTCTAGACGCCATTGAAGGCTGCCTGCGCCAGGGAGGCTGTCAGGTCGTACCCGGTTTGCCCAGGGAACAGTGGATTTTAACCCTGATTACTTCCGCCATTGGCGGTCTGGTCTTCGGATTTGCTGCTCATCCCCGCAAAAAAGGGCAAATTATTGCTTGGCAGTGGGCATTAATTTTCTCCCCCCTTTGGAGTATTTTATTTATTGCCTTTGGCATCGGACCGGTGGTTTCCCGTACTGCCGATTGGTTGCCTCTGGTACGGAACATTCTGGCTTTCCTGATCGGTGCTTTAGCTGCGTATCTCTCCCCAGGATTTAACCGACCCGATTTTTCCGAGTCGGAGACCTAG